From Paenibacillus graminis, a single genomic window includes:
- a CDS encoding sugar ABC transporter substrate-binding protein — protein sequence MKRFKHSKMNAVSLMVVLCMLLVLTATACSSGSPNTASSPKSGNNQPAESSAPENTADPEMEPEQGAKLMVWEAKEQLDYMKEVAADFEKKYGVPVTVEELAGGDQGGRLATDGPSKLAADVLTLPHDQISQAVKAGLLLPNDVFEEETKASMVQTALQASSYDGVLYGYPKSVETYALFYNKDLMPEAPKTWDDVIAFANKYNKPKENKFAVMWEFVGYYSYPFIGSFGGYIFGDGNNNPKDIGLNNEGTIKGFTFLQSLKKILPLNAGDITFDVKTQLFQEGKLAMNIDGPWSTGSFKDHINLGLVPLPKGPDGEEMISFSGVKSYYVNSYTAYPVAARLFAHFASSKENQLKNYKMTGAIPANIEAGESQEIKNDPITLGFFEQFQHSVPMPAISEVNAVWEPLKAAFVSLWNDPSLDVKQTMDQTVKTIQSDLESK from the coding sequence ATGAAGAGATTTAAGCATTCCAAAATGAATGCGGTATCATTGATGGTAGTTTTATGTATGCTTCTGGTTTTGACGGCCACAGCCTGCAGCTCAGGCAGCCCGAATACCGCCTCCAGCCCGAAGAGCGGGAACAACCAGCCCGCCGAATCTTCTGCTCCGGAGAATACCGCCGATCCGGAAATGGAGCCGGAGCAGGGAGCGAAGCTGATGGTTTGGGAAGCCAAGGAGCAGCTTGACTACATGAAGGAGGTTGCCGCCGATTTTGAGAAAAAATACGGTGTCCCCGTCACCGTTGAAGAATTGGCGGGTGGTGACCAGGGAGGGCGGCTGGCTACAGATGGTCCATCCAAGCTTGCGGCCGACGTGCTGACCCTTCCGCATGACCAGATCAGCCAGGCCGTCAAAGCCGGTCTGCTTTTGCCCAATGATGTGTTTGAGGAGGAAACGAAAGCAAGTATGGTGCAGACAGCGCTGCAGGCATCATCCTATGATGGGGTTCTGTACGGTTATCCCAAGTCGGTAGAGACTTATGCGCTGTTTTATAATAAGGACCTGATGCCCGAGGCTCCCAAGACCTGGGATGATGTTATTGCTTTTGCCAATAAGTATAACAAGCCGAAAGAAAACAAATTTGCAGTCATGTGGGAGTTTGTCGGGTATTATTCGTATCCGTTTATCGGCAGCTTCGGCGGCTATATTTTCGGCGATGGCAATAACAATCCGAAGGATATCGGCTTGAATAATGAAGGTACAATCAAAGGATTCACTTTTCTCCAGAGCCTGAAAAAAATCCTGCCGCTGAATGCGGGAGATATCACCTTTGATGTGAAAACCCAGCTGTTCCAGGAAGGAAAACTTGCCATGAACATTGACGGTCCGTGGTCCACAGGGTCGTTCAAGGATCATATCAATCTTGGATTGGTACCGCTTCCAAAGGGGCCGGACGGGGAGGAAATGATATCGTTCTCTGGCGTCAAATCCTATTATGTTAACTCTTATACCGCATATCCCGTTGCCGCCCGGTTATTCGCACATTTTGCCAGCAGCAAAGAAAATCAGCTTAAAAATTACAAAATGACCGGAGCGATCCCTGCAAACATTGAAGCCGGTGAATCACAGGAAATAAAAAATGACCCCATTACCCTCGGGTTCTTTGAACAGTTCCAGCACTCCGTGCCAATGCCTGCGATATCTGAAGTCAATGCCGTATGGGAACCCTTAAAGGCCGCTTTTGTATCCCTGTGGAACGATCCAAGTCTTGATGTCAAGCAGACCATGGATCAGACGGTGAAGACAATTCAGTCCGATCTGGAGTCGAAATAA